A DNA window from Novosphingobium sp. RL4 contains the following coding sequences:
- a CDS encoding NupC/NupG family nucleoside CNT transporter — MHVAYSLLGIVLIMAAAFLLSTNRRAIRLRVVGAAFALQAGLAALVLYVPFGKDLLGGAASGVESLLGYAHAGVDFLFGPLASPEIGGHSFAISALPVIIFFASLISILYYLKIMPLVVRWIGGGLEKLTGISKVESLCAASNIFVGQSEAPLVIRPYLASLNPSQLFCVMSVGLAGVAGTILAAYASMGIRIDYLVAAAFMSAPGGIFMAKMIMPDPRPAPVDPASGEVEVHEGTLPPAGAAAAALNRADVTHLPGVHVDEPEAVEHDEEKPANIIMAASQGAQTGVKLAVAVGAMVLAFVALIALANGIVGWIGALFGFSGVTFQGLLGYLFAPIFYLLATPDWHEAMQAGSLFGSKIVLNEFVAFIDLGQMSALSPRTVAVVTFALCGFANFSSIAIQMAVTGGLAPNQRPIIARLGVRALCAGSLSNLMSAALAGLFLGLG; from the coding sequence ATGCACGTCGCCTACAGCCTGCTCGGCATCGTCCTCATCATGGCTGCCGCCTTTCTTCTGTCCACCAATCGCCGCGCGATCCGCCTGCGCGTGGTGGGAGCGGCATTCGCGCTGCAGGCCGGTCTGGCTGCGCTCGTGCTCTATGTGCCTTTCGGAAAAGACCTGCTCGGCGGGGCCGCTTCGGGCGTCGAAAGCCTGCTCGGCTATGCCCATGCCGGTGTCGATTTCCTGTTCGGCCCCCTCGCCAGCCCGGAAATCGGCGGACACAGCTTCGCGATCTCGGCCCTGCCGGTCATCATCTTCTTCGCCTCGCTGATCTCGATCCTCTATTACCTGAAGATCATGCCGCTGGTGGTCCGCTGGATCGGCGGCGGGCTGGAAAAGCTCACGGGGATCAGCAAGGTCGAAAGCCTTTGCGCCGCCTCGAACATCTTCGTCGGCCAGAGCGAGGCACCGCTGGTGATCCGCCCCTACCTCGCCTCGCTCAACCCCTCGCAGCTGTTCTGCGTGATGAGCGTGGGCCTTGCCGGCGTGGCAGGCACGATCCTGGCCGCCTATGCCTCGATGGGCATCCGCATCGACTATCTCGTCGCCGCTGCCTTCATGTCGGCGCCGGGGGGCATCTTCATGGCCAAGATGATCATGCCCGACCCGCGCCCCGCCCCGGTCGACCCCGCATCCGGCGAAGTTGAAGTCCACGAGGGCACGCTGCCACCCGCCGGCGCCGCCGCCGCCGCGCTCAACCGCGCCGACGTGACTCACCTGCCGGGCGTCCACGTCGACGAACCCGAAGCGGTCGAGCACGACGAGGAAAAGCCCGCCAACATCATCATGGCCGCCTCGCAGGGCGCGCAGACCGGCGTGAAGCTGGCCGTGGCCGTCGGCGCCATGGTGCTGGCCTTCGTCGCCCTGATCGCGCTCGCCAACGGCATCGTCGGCTGGATCGGCGCGCTGTTCGGTTTCTCCGGCGTGACCTTCCAGGGCCTGCTGGGCTACCTCTTCGCGCCGATCTTCTACCTGCTCGCCACGCCCGACTGGCATGAGGCGATGCAGGCCGGCAGCCTGTTCGGCAGCAAGATCGTCCTCAACGAATTCGTCGCCTTCATCGACCTCGGACAGATGTCGGCGCTCAGCCCGCGCACCGTGGCCGTCGTCACTTTCGCGCTCTGCGGCTTCGCCAACTTCTCCTCGATCGCCATCCAGATGGCGGTGACCGGCGGACTCGCCCCCAACCAGCGCCCGATCATCGCCCGCCTCGGCGTGCGCGCGCTCTGCGCGGGCAGCCTGTCAAACCTGATGAGCGCCGCGCTGGCCGGCCTGTTCCTCGGGCTGGGCTGA
- a CDS encoding YggT family protein, which yields MLGGVINALIYLVQILTTLVLVQFVLGLLISFNVVNLHNRFVEAIWRALNALLDPILSPIRRIMPNTGGIDFSPMVLIIGLNVLIMILQPMAY from the coding sequence ATGCTCGGCGGTGTGATCAACGCCCTTATCTATCTCGTACAGATCCTTACCACGCTGGTGCTTGTCCAGTTCGTGCTGGGTCTGCTGATCTCCTTCAACGTGGTGAACCTGCATAACCGGTTCGTCGAGGCGATCTGGCGGGCGCTCAATGCGTTGCTCGATCCGATCCTCAGCCCGATCCGGCGGATCATGCCCAATACGGGCGGGATCGACTTCTCGCCGATGGTGCTGATCATCGGCCTGAACGTGCTCATCATGATCCTCCAGCCGATGGCCTACTGA
- a CDS encoding ribonucleotide-diphosphate reductase subunit beta has protein sequence MSLLEARKTYKPFEYPWAYDFWKTQQQIHWLPEEVPLGEDCRDWAQNISEHERNLLTQIFRFFTQADVEVQDCYHEKYARVFKPTEIKMMLTAFSNMETVHIAAYSHLLDTIGMPESEYGMFLEYEELKAKHDYLQKFGVDNDEDIARTLAMFGGFTEGVQLFASFAMLMNFPRFNKMKGMGQIVSWSVRDESLHCEGITRLFHAFVKERDCLSKAVKDDIADQCQTTVRLEDAFIDLAFEMGPVPGMTAKDIKKYIRYIADWRMGQLGLNPIYLIEDHPLPWLQPLLNGVEHANFFETRSTEYSKGATRGNWNDVWSNFDSRRNVKANDEVLVEDGSEPDMFGATEAAE, from the coding sequence ATGTCCCTTCTCGAAGCCCGCAAGACCTACAAGCCCTTCGAATATCCTTGGGCCTACGACTTCTGGAAGACGCAGCAGCAGATCCACTGGCTGCCCGAGGAAGTGCCGCTGGGCGAGGACTGCCGTGACTGGGCGCAGAACATCTCCGAGCATGAGCGCAACCTGCTCACGCAGATCTTCCGCTTCTTCACCCAGGCCGACGTGGAAGTGCAGGACTGCTACCACGAGAAGTATGCGCGGGTCTTCAAGCCGACCGAGATCAAGATGATGCTCACCGCCTTCTCCAACATGGAGACGGTGCACATCGCCGCCTATTCGCACCTGCTCGACACCATCGGCATGCCAGAGAGCGAATACGGCATGTTCCTTGAATACGAGGAGCTGAAGGCCAAGCACGACTACCTCCAGAAGTTCGGCGTCGACAATGACGAGGACATCGCGCGCACGCTGGCCATGTTCGGCGGCTTCACCGAGGGCGTTCAGCTTTTCGCGAGCTTCGCGATGCTGATGAACTTCCCGCGCTTCAACAAGATGAAGGGCATGGGGCAGATCGTCTCGTGGTCCGTGCGTGACGAATCGCTGCACTGCGAGGGCATCACCCGCCTGTTCCACGCCTTCGTGAAGGAGCGCGATTGCCTCAGCAAGGCCGTGAAGGACGACATTGCCGACCAGTGCCAGACCACGGTCCGCCTGGAAGACGCCTTCATCGACCTCGCCTTCGAGATGGGCCCTGTTCCCGGCATGACCGCCAAGGACATCAAGAAGTACATCCGCTACATCGCTGACTGGCGCATGGGCCAGCTCGGCCTCAACCCGATCTACCTGATCGAGGATCACCCCCTGCCGTGGCTGCAGCCGCTGCTCAACGGCGTGGAACACGCGAACTTCTTCGAGACCCGTTCGACCGAGTATTCGAAGGGTGCGACGCGCGGGAACTGGAACGATGTGTGGTCGAACTTCGATTCGCGCCGCAACGTGAAGGCCAACGACGAAGTCCTGGTCGAGGACGGTTCCGAGCCCGACATGTTCGGCGCGACCGAGGCTGCCGAGTAA
- a CDS encoding queuosine precursor transporter translates to MEPQAPASAQSRAVAIPRSMFVFSTLYGGLVVLAGVLGIKIASLGEWPVVGNLAVESGIFAFLLLVVLSSAVAELHGTAVANRLVRFGFIPLIVSMSLLTLVIHAVPPAPFWQDQEAFARLLGQGARMQFAGLVSYGVSQTLNVTVFSRLAAGREGGMLLLRAWIASLLSQVVDTLIFITISFAGVLPLWGIMEGQIISKLLLSTIMVPPFIWLFVKLGRKLDGE, encoded by the coding sequence ATGGAACCGCAAGCCCCTGCAAGCGCGCAATCCCGCGCCGTCGCCATTCCCCGCTCGATGTTCGTGTTCTCGACGCTCTATGGCGGGCTGGTCGTGCTGGCGGGCGTGCTGGGCATCAAGATCGCCTCGCTGGGCGAGTGGCCCGTCGTCGGCAATCTTGCCGTCGAGTCGGGAATCTTCGCTTTCCTGCTGCTCGTCGTCCTGTCGAGCGCGGTGGCCGAACTGCACGGAACCGCCGTGGCCAACCGGCTGGTGCGCTTCGGCTTCATCCCGCTCATCGTTTCGATGAGCCTGCTGACACTGGTGATCCACGCCGTGCCGCCGGCGCCGTTCTGGCAGGATCAGGAGGCCTTCGCCCGCCTCCTCGGTCAGGGCGCGCGGATGCAGTTCGCCGGTCTTGTCTCCTATGGCGTGTCGCAGACGCTCAACGTCACCGTGTTCTCGCGGCTTGCCGCCGGGCGCGAGGGCGGAATGCTGCTGCTGCGCGCATGGATCGCCAGCCTGCTTTCGCAAGTGGTGGACACGCTGATCTTCATCACGATCTCGTTTGCCGGTGTGCTGCCGCTCTGGGGCATCATGGAGGGCCAGATCATCTCTAAGCTGCTGCTTTCCACGATCATGGTGCCGCCGTTCATCTGGCTTTTCGTGAAGCTCGGTCGCAAACTGGACGGCGAATGA
- a CDS encoding DUF2171 domain-containing protein — MPPSPSPFDPVQTAWSTESGIVRKGMTVIDADGTVLGTVDHVDGEEVILEGEGSSFVATTQIDGVDGERILLSPRGDETFGLGAQP, encoded by the coding sequence ATGCCCCCTTCCCCATCCCCTTTCGACCCTGTCCAGACCGCCTGGTCCACCGAATCGGGCATCGTGCGCAAAGGCATGACGGTGATCGACGCCGACGGCACAGTGCTCGGCACGGTCGACCATGTGGACGGCGAGGAAGTCATTCTCGAAGGCGAGGGTTCGTCCTTCGTCGCGACGACCCAGATCGACGGCGTAGACGGCGAGAGGATACTGCTCTCCCCACGCGGAGACGAAACTTTCGGCCTCGGCGCCCAGCCCTGA
- a CDS encoding MarC family protein, giving the protein MYELFLSAFVTLFVVIDPPGCAPIYAGLSADASRSQAISMAARACVIATAILVVFALFGARLLGALHIELNAFRIAGGIMLFMIAIDMVFEKRTQRREERAEKIIAHNAETPEVDDVSVFPMAMPMLAGPGSIATIMLLTSRAHGAEQTMAILAAMVAVMVLSFAALAAAGPLMRILGDKVEAVITRLLGVLLAALAAQYVIDGVKAVLLN; this is encoded by the coding sequence ATGTACGAGCTTTTCCTGAGTGCTTTCGTCACGCTCTTCGTGGTGATCGATCCGCCGGGCTGCGCACCGATCTATGCCGGGCTCTCGGCCGATGCCAGCCGGTCTCAGGCGATCTCCATGGCCGCGCGTGCCTGCGTGATCGCGACCGCCATTCTGGTGGTCTTCGCGCTTTTCGGCGCGCGGCTTCTGGGGGCGCTGCATATCGAACTGAATGCCTTCCGCATCGCGGGCGGCATCATGCTGTTCATGATCGCCATCGACATGGTGTTCGAGAAGCGCACCCAGCGCCGCGAGGAGCGGGCGGAGAAGATCATCGCCCATAATGCCGAAACGCCCGAGGTGGACGATGTTTCGGTGTTCCCCATGGCCATGCCGATGCTGGCGGGGCCGGGCTCGATCGCGACGATCATGCTGCTCACCTCGCGCGCGCACGGCGCGGAGCAGACCATGGCGATCCTCGCGGCGATGGTCGCGGTCATGGTGCTGAGCTTTGCCGCGCTGGCGGCTGCCGGCCCGCTGATGCGCATTCTGGGCGACAAGGTGGAGGCGGTTATCACGCGGCTTCTCGGCGTGTTGCTGGCGGCGCTCGCGGCGCAATACGTGATCGACGGCGTCAAGGCCGTGCTGCTGAACTGA
- a CDS encoding carboxylesterase/lipase family protein encodes MTETIVQTRAGRVSGLEGAGFTRFLGIPYARAERFGEPEAVAPWSGAHPANRFGRQCPQQYGGKVRRDVLEGPDYGEDCLHLNVYRPDGGAAGPKPVMVWIHGGAFMAGGSNAYDASRLAQEGDIVVVTINYRVGVLGFVNFGDALGLPAIPSNLGLRDQIAALEWVRDNIAAFGGDPGRVKICGQSAGSMSVSLLMVSPRARGLFHGAVMQSGAVSLIHDRARSIRDAQRFAAVLGLDQSSLERLRTMDLAELIGAQAAVSGQLSNAIPAAPWYDGDVLPASFEETLSAPTAPVPLLAGAARDEIRLFDLMPGNILPSKWPDLEALLREQLGEAHAARVLAAYPRNRKGRIALGSDLTFIMPTRHFAERHSAAQPTWFYRFDYAHPIAGATHGLDLTVFWPFKGFKMALARGGPDAGRRAELGRRMRAHVAHFVRHGDPGDIWPRYDRASRKLRVYDLADRIEADPLAARYAAWEGRDVQPGLGK; translated from the coding sequence ATGACGGAAACGATCGTCCAGACGCGCGCGGGGCGGGTTTCCGGCCTCGAAGGGGCCGGATTCACGCGATTTCTCGGCATACCTTATGCCCGCGCGGAGCGTTTCGGCGAGCCGGAGGCGGTCGCGCCCTGGTCCGGCGCGCATCCGGCCAACCGCTTCGGGCGGCAATGCCCGCAGCAGTACGGCGGCAAGGTGCGCCGCGATGTGCTGGAAGGCCCGGACTACGGCGAGGATTGCCTCCACCTCAACGTCTACCGTCCCGATGGCGGCGCGGCCGGGCCGAAGCCCGTCATGGTGTGGATCCACGGCGGAGCGTTCATGGCGGGGGGCTCGAATGCCTACGATGCCTCCCGGCTTGCGCAGGAGGGTGACATCGTCGTCGTCACCATCAATTACCGCGTAGGGGTGCTCGGTTTCGTCAACTTCGGCGATGCCCTCGGGCTTCCGGCCATTCCGTCGAACCTCGGCCTGCGTGACCAGATCGCGGCGCTCGAATGGGTGCGGGACAATATTGCGGCGTTCGGCGGCGACCCCGGGCGGGTTAAGATCTGCGGACAGTCGGCGGGGTCGATGTCGGTCTCGCTGCTGATGGTCTCACCGCGGGCGAGGGGGCTGTTCCACGGCGCGGTGATGCAATCGGGCGCCGTGAGCCTCATTCACGATCGCGCGCGTTCGATCCGCGACGCGCAGCGTTTCGCGGCAGTTCTCGGGCTGGACCAGTCGAGCCTCGAACGTTTGCGGACGATGGACCTTGCGGAACTGATCGGCGCGCAGGCTGCCGTGAGCGGGCAACTCAGCAATGCCATTCCGGCGGCGCCCTGGTACGACGGCGACGTGCTGCCGGCCTCCTTCGAGGAGACCCTGTCGGCCCCCACCGCGCCGGTGCCGCTGCTTGCGGGCGCCGCGCGGGACGAGATTCGCCTGTTCGATCTCATGCCCGGCAATATCCTGCCGTCGAAGTGGCCCGATCTCGAAGCCCTGCTGCGCGAGCAACTGGGCGAGGCCCATGCCGCCCGCGTGCTTGCGGCCTATCCGCGCAACCGCAAGGGGCGGATCGCGCTGGGATCGGACCTGACTTTCATCATGCCGACGCGGCATTTCGCCGAGCGTCATTCCGCCGCCCAGCCGACCTGGTTCTATCGTTTCGACTATGCGCACCCGATCGCCGGGGCCACGCACGGATTGGACCTGACGGTGTTCTGGCCGTTCAAGGGCTTCAAGATGGCGCTTGCCCGCGGCGGGCCGGATGCCGGGCGCCGGGCGGAACTGGGCCGCCGGATGCGCGCGCATGTCGCCCATTTCGTGCGCCATGGCGATCCGGGCGACATCTGGCCGCGCTATGACCGCGCGAGCCGGAAACTGCGGGTCTACGATCTGGCCGACCGGATCGAAGCCGACCCCCTGGCCGCGCGCTACGCCGCCTGGGAAGGACGGGACGTGCAGCCGGGGCTCGGGAAGTAG
- a CDS encoding Do family serine endopeptidase yields the protein MRYAYGLTTALLLGGATATLVTGYPAGAQVAQNEASQMANVVPRAGAPSGFADLTEQLQPAVVNISTRQRVQVQGGGNPFAGTPFEGLFGGGGGGGASPQTREAQSLGSGFIVSADGYVVTNNHVITAEGKGQVESITVTMPDGTEYPAKLIGKDAASDLAVLKITSSKPLPYVKFGDSSKARVGDWIIAIGNPFGLGGTVTAGIISAVYRNTGSGSGAYDRYLQTDAAINRGNSGGPMFDMNGQVIGINNAIFSPTGGSVGIGFAIPAETAAPIVQKLMKGQAIERGYLGVTIQALNEDLADSMGLEHNKGEFIQAVVPDGAAAKAGIQAGDVVVKVDGKEVTRDQNLSFLVANTAPGTRIPIELIRNGRRMTLTATVDKRPSEDELQQTFDPSTDQDSDPFNNPPKEQGQSVVEKSLGLSVTPLTSQIARQLGASEGTKGLVIVAVDPSSDAGQKGFARGFIILSANNAPVSTQADLENAIKAAKADGRSAILLRVQPRGQPAAFVPLRLR from the coding sequence GTGCGATACGCTTATGGACTGACCACAGCGCTCCTGCTGGGAGGCGCCACCGCCACGCTGGTGACCGGCTATCCCGCAGGGGCCCAGGTTGCCCAGAACGAAGCCAGCCAGATGGCCAACGTGGTGCCCCGCGCCGGCGCGCCCAGCGGCTTTGCGGACCTGACCGAGCAGCTTCAGCCTGCGGTAGTCAACATCTCGACGCGCCAGCGCGTCCAGGTGCAGGGCGGCGGCAATCCCTTCGCCGGAACCCCGTTCGAGGGTCTGTTCGGCGGCGGCGGCGGTGGCGGCGCCAGCCCGCAAACCCGCGAAGCCCAGTCGCTCGGCTCGGGCTTCATCGTCTCGGCCGACGGCTATGTGGTGACGAACAACCACGTCATCACCGCGGAAGGCAAGGGTCAGGTCGAATCGATCACCGTGACCATGCCGGACGGCACCGAGTATCCCGCCAAGCTGATCGGCAAGGACGCCGCATCCGATCTCGCGGTGCTCAAGATCACTTCCAGCAAGCCGCTGCCCTACGTGAAGTTCGGCGACAGCTCGAAGGCCCGCGTGGGTGACTGGATCATCGCCATCGGCAATCCGTTCGGCCTTGGCGGAACGGTGACGGCGGGCATCATCTCGGCCGTCTACCGCAACACCGGCTCGGGCTCGGGCGCCTATGATCGCTACCTCCAGACCGACGCGGCGATCAACCGCGGCAACTCGGGCGGGCCGATGTTCGACATGAACGGCCAGGTCATCGGCATCAACAACGCGATCTTCTCGCCCACTGGCGGCAGCGTCGGCATCGGCTTCGCGATTCCCGCCGAAACCGCCGCTCCCATCGTGCAGAAGCTGATGAAGGGCCAGGCGATCGAGCGCGGCTACCTTGGCGTGACCATCCAGGCCCTCAACGAGGATCTTGCCGATTCGATGGGCCTCGAACACAACAAGGGCGAATTCATCCAGGCCGTCGTGCCGGACGGTGCCGCGGCCAAGGCCGGAATCCAGGCGGGCGACGTCGTGGTGAAGGTTGACGGCAAGGAAGTGACGCGCGACCAGAACCTCTCGTTCCTCGTCGCCAACACCGCGCCGGGAACGCGCATCCCGATCGAGCTGATCCGCAACGGCCGCCGCATGACGCTGACCGCCACGGTCGACAAGCGCCCGAGCGAGGACGAACTCCAGCAGACCTTCGATCCCAGCACCGATCAGGACAGCGATCCGTTCAACAATCCGCCCAAGGAACAGGGCCAGAGCGTTGTCGAAAAGTCGCTGGGTCTCTCGGTAACGCCGCTGACTTCGCAGATCGCGCGGCAGCTCGGGGCCTCGGAAGGCACCAAGGGCCTCGTCATCGTCGCCGTCGATCCGAGCTCGGATGCCGGCCAGAAGGGCTTTGCCCGCGGGTTCATCATCCTCTCGGCCAACAATGCGCCGGTTTCGACGCAGGCCGACCTCGAAAACGCCATCAAGGCCGCCAAGGCCGATGGCCGCTCGGCGATCCTGCTGCGCGTGCAGCCGCGTGGTCAGCCCGCCGCCTTCGTGCCGCTGCGCCTGCGCTGA
- a CDS encoding DUF4870 family protein → MDDLNRSTTNSGFEFNQPTIISLLYLASCVTGITAIVGVVLAYVWRGEPKADWEQSHYQYLINTFWLGLAGSILGILLMIVLIGVFVLAAVGILVIVRCVMSLLNAQKHAPMPNPGSWLV, encoded by the coding sequence ATGGACGACCTGAACCGCTCGACTACGAATTCGGGATTCGAGTTCAATCAACCGACGATAATCAGCCTGCTGTATCTCGCGTCCTGCGTTACCGGGATTACCGCCATCGTCGGCGTGGTGCTCGCCTACGTCTGGCGGGGAGAGCCCAAGGCGGACTGGGAACAGTCCCACTACCAGTACCTCATCAACACCTTCTGGCTGGGCCTGGCGGGAAGCATCCTGGGCATATTGCTGATGATCGTGCTGATCGGCGTGTTCGTGCTGGCGGCCGTTGGCATATTGGTGATCGTGCGCTGCGTGATGAGCCTGCTCAATGCCCAGAAGCATGCGCCGATGCCCAATCCCGGCAGCTGGCTGGTCTGA
- a CDS encoding thermonuclease family protein — translation MPRSYRRRGRWSLTPIGFVLPLAALAGLYYWHGHRSAAPGLGETPFSTAADTETGQFARCSGPVRRTCVVDGDTFWYEGEKIRIADINTPETSKPECAEEARLGAMATKRLTALLNEGPFSLQPGGDGRDKDRYGRALRVVTRQGRSLGAALVEEGLAEQWQGYRRDWC, via the coding sequence ATGCCAAGATCATATCGTCGGCGGGGCCGCTGGAGCCTGACGCCGATCGGCTTCGTGCTCCCGCTCGCGGCTCTCGCGGGTCTCTACTACTGGCACGGCCATCGTTCGGCAGCCCCCGGCCTTGGCGAGACGCCCTTCTCCACCGCTGCCGATACCGAAACGGGGCAGTTCGCGCGCTGCTCGGGGCCCGTTCGCCGGACCTGCGTGGTCGACGGGGACACCTTCTGGTACGAAGGCGAGAAGATCCGCATCGCCGACATCAATACGCCGGAGACCAGCAAGCCGGAGTGCGCGGAGGAAGCCCGGCTTGGCGCCATGGCGACCAAACGCCTCACCGCACTGCTCAACGAAGGGCCGTTCTCGCTCCAGCCCGGCGGCGACGGTCGCGACAAGGATCGCTACGGCCGGGCCCTGCGCGTGGTGACGCGGCAGGGCCGCAGCCTGGGCGCCGCGCTGGTGGAAGAGGGGCTGGCGGAACAGTGGCAGGGCTATCGCCGGGACTGGTGCTGA
- the argB gene encoding acetylglutamate kinase: MPIPHDPAMLSKAETLVDALPYLQRYAGRTFVVKYGGHAMGDPELARDFAEDVVLLKAVGINPVVVHGGGPQIGAMLKTMGVESRFIDGLRVTDKQTAQVAEMVLSGVINKEIVGWIAQAGGKAMGISGKDGGLVTAAKVQRTAKDPDSNIERVVDLGFVGEPATIDIGVIETISSAGMIPVIAPIAPGEDGQTYNINADTMAGAVAAALGASRLFLLTDVRGVLDKQGELLTDLTPSDIVKLQQDGTISGGMIPKLETCIHAVEAGCEAAVVLDGRVSHAMLLEIFTQEGAGTLIRAG, from the coding sequence ATGCCGATTCCGCACGATCCCGCCATGCTCTCGAAGGCCGAGACGCTCGTCGATGCGCTGCCCTACCTGCAGCGTTATGCCGGTCGCACGTTCGTCGTAAAATACGGCGGCCACGCGATGGGCGATCCCGAACTGGCGCGAGATTTCGCGGAAGACGTGGTCCTGCTCAAGGCCGTGGGCATCAATCCGGTGGTCGTCCATGGCGGCGGTCCGCAGATCGGCGCCATGCTCAAGACCATGGGCGTCGAATCGCGCTTCATCGACGGGCTGCGCGTAACCGACAAGCAGACCGCGCAAGTCGCCGAGATGGTGCTGTCGGGCGTCATCAACAAGGAAATCGTCGGCTGGATCGCGCAGGCGGGCGGCAAGGCCATGGGGATTTCCGGCAAGGACGGCGGTCTCGTCACCGCCGCCAAGGTGCAGCGCACCGCCAAGGACCCGGACAGCAATATCGAGCGCGTCGTCGACCTCGGCTTCGTGGGCGAGCCTGCGACGATCGATATCGGCGTGATCGAGACGATCTCGTCTGCGGGCATGATCCCGGTGATCGCGCCGATCGCACCGGGAGAGGACGGGCAGACCTACAATATCAACGCAGACACCATGGCCGGCGCCGTTGCCGCCGCGCTGGGTGCCTCGCGCCTGTTCCTGCTGACCGACGTGCGCGGCGTGCTGGACAAGCAGGGCGAACTGCTGACGGACCTCACCCCTTCCGACATCGTGAAGCTCCAGCAGGATGGCACGATTTCGGGCGGCATGATCCCCAAGCTCGAAACCTGCATTCACGCGGTAGAAGCAGGCTGCGAAGCCGCAGTGGTGCTTGACGGGCGGGTTTCCCATGCCATGTTGCTGGAAATATTCACGCAGGAAGGTGCCGGCACGCTGATCCGCGCCGGCTAA
- the folD gene encoding bifunctional methylenetetrahydrofolate dehydrogenase/methenyltetrahydrofolate cyclohydrolase FolD, which produces MTTENQIIDGKAFAEGLRSRIAVAAAAFERQAARKAGLAVVLVGEDPASQVYVRNKGKQTVACGMESFEHKLPADTSEEDLLAVVEQLNADPAVDGILVQLPLPSHMNEQKVIATINPDKDVDGFHVVNVGRLATGLPGFVPCTPLGCVMLLKDRLGSLSGLNAVVIGRSNIVGKPMAQLLIAESCTVTVAHSRTRDLPEVVRGADIVIAAVGRPEMVKGDWLKPGATVIDVGINRVPAAEEGKSKLVGDVDFASAAQVAGAITPVPGGVGPMTIAVLLRNTIVAAHRNAGLSLDESVL; this is translated from the coding sequence ATGACCACCGAGAACCAGATCATCGACGGCAAGGCGTTTGCCGAGGGCCTGCGCAGCCGCATCGCGGTTGCCGCCGCGGCATTCGAACGGCAGGCCGCCCGCAAGGCAGGCCTCGCGGTCGTGCTGGTGGGCGAAGACCCGGCAAGCCAGGTCTATGTCCGCAACAAGGGCAAGCAGACCGTGGCCTGCGGCATGGAGAGCTTCGAGCACAAGCTGCCCGCCGACACGTCCGAGGAAGATCTGCTGGCGGTTGTCGAGCAGCTCAATGCCGATCCCGCCGTGGACGGCATTCTCGTCCAGCTTCCCCTGCCTTCGCATATGAACGAGCAGAAGGTCATCGCCACGATCAACCCCGACAAGGACGTTGACGGCTTCCATGTCGTCAACGTCGGGCGCCTCGCCACCGGGCTGCCGGGCTTCGTGCCGTGCACGCCGCTGGGCTGCGTGATGTTGCTCAAGGACCGGCTGGGCTCGCTTTCCGGGCTGAACGCGGTGGTGATCGGCCGTTCGAACATCGTCGGCAAGCCGATGGCGCAGCTCCTCATCGCGGAAAGCTGCACCGTCACCGTGGCGCACAGCCGCACCAGGGACCTGCCCGAAGTCGTGCGCGGCGCCGATATCGTGATTGCGGCCGTCGGCCGCCCCGAGATGGTGAAGGGCGACTGGCTCAAGCCCGGCGCAACCGTGATCGACGTGGGCATCAATCGCGTGCCGGCGGCCGAAGAGGGCAAGAGCAAGCTGGTGGGCGACGTGGACTTCGCCTCGGCCGCGCAAGTTGCGGGCGCTATCACCCCGGTTCCGGGCGGGGTCGGCCCCATGACCATCGCCGTCCTGCTGCGCAACACGATCGTCGCCGCGCATCGCAATGCGGGTCTGTCGCTGGACGAGAGCGTGCTTTGA
- a CDS encoding PilZ domain-containing protein, with translation MNTLRIRAHQRYAVRRRASILRDGNLVGTGLLVEVSQQGCRLGCVMPVDLVPADIANGDLLVVAADGAEPLDACVRWTGNGTLGFRLLQALHHHELDLLIRTCRGEFDTPEARDYGT, from the coding sequence GTGAATACGCTCAGAATACGCGCCCATCAGCGCTATGCCGTGCGCCGGAGGGCATCGATCCTGCGCGACGGAAATCTTGTCGGCACGGGGCTGCTGGTGGAAGTCTCGCAGCAGGGTTGCCGGCTAGGCTGCGTCATGCCCGTCGATCTCGTTCCTGCCGACATCGCCAATGGCGACCTGCTGGTCGTGGCAGCGGATGGGGCCGAGCCGCTCGACGCCTGCGTGCGCTGGACCGGCAACGGCACGCTCGGCTTCCGGCTCCTGCAAGCACTCCACCACCACGAGCTGGACTTGCTGATCCGCACTTGCCGGGGCGAATTCGACACGCCAGAGGCACGCGACTACGGAACCTGA